The Candidatus Caldatribacterium sp. genome has a segment encoding these proteins:
- a CDS encoding transposase — translation MNRTFREEFWAYYDDAVDLKTMRDHLKRWTEEVYNRRRPHWSLGRGPLGVPEGYWNCRVSHMM, via the coding sequence TTGAATCGGACCTTCCGGGAGGAGTTCTGGGCTTACTACGATGATGCCGTTGATCTCAAAACCATGAGGGACCATCTCAAAAGGTGGACGGAAGAGGTGTATAATCGAAGAAGACCTCATTGGAGTTTAGGGAGAGGACCCCTGGGAGTACCTGAGGGATACTGGAATTGTAGAGTGTCCCACATGATGTGA